A window from Natronorubrum aibiense encodes these proteins:
- a CDS encoding PP2C family protein-serine/threonine phosphatase — protein sequence MARYTESIQGKQRDENEDYTCNYKLDDIFGSVVADGLGGHNAGHVASETAAKTFGKSFQQLNSDNLDEEVVRLSFEDAEDAVHQKMSEKPVMRGWVRLWSQQSSGTESLGWECW from the coding sequence ATGGCTAGATATACTGAGTCAATTCAAGGGAAGCAACGCGACGAGAACGAAGATTATACGTGCAACTACAAATTGGACGATATCTTCGGGTCAGTGGTTGCTGACGGCTTGGGTGGTCACAACGCCGGCCACGTCGCCAGTGAAACTGCAGCAAAGACGTTCGGAAAGTCTTTTCAGCAATTGAACTCTGACAATCTTGATGAGGAAGTTGTCCGCTTGAGCTTTGAGGATGCGGAGGACGCTGTCCACCAGAAAATGAGTGAAAAACCGGTTATGAGAGGATGGGTTCGACTCTGGTCACAGCAGTCATCAGGGACGGAAAGCCTTGGTTGGGAATGCTGGTGA